The following coding sequences lie in one Zingiber officinale cultivar Zhangliang chromosome 2B, Zo_v1.1, whole genome shotgun sequence genomic window:
- the LOC122048380 gene encoding nuclear transcription factor Y subunit B-10-like, whose amino-acid sequence MEPTYVMGGGGQPYPPPAAQTPAVREQDRFMPIANVIRIMRRVLPAHAKIADDAKEMIQECVSEYISFITSEANERCQREQRKTVTADDVLWAMRKLGFDDYLEPLSLFLHRYRELEAGGAASDPSSAGHRALPGLHLPKHHRSAAAPVPDMSAPVSQFFAAPPPQGFLMPTAPPPAQPINLMSDSMVGYFLNMYGAGGGGEAGPSSASTGSGGYNLPNFEHPFPHK is encoded by the coding sequence ATGGAGCCCACCTATGTCATGGGCGGCGGTGGCCAACCGTACCCGCCGCCAGCAGCCCAGACTCCAGCCGTGCGGGAGCAGGACCGCTTCATGCCTATCGCGAACGTGATCCGCATCATGCGGCGCGTGCTGCCGGCGCACGCCAAGATCGCCGACGACGCGAAGGAGATGATCCAAGAGTGCGTGTCGGAGTACATCAGCTTCATCACCAGCGAGGCCAACGAGCGGTGCCAGCGCGAGCAGCGCAAGACCGTCACCGCCGACGACGTCCTCTGGGCCATGCGCAAGCTCGGCTTCGACGACTACCTCGAGCCCCTATCCCTCTTCCTCCACCGTTACCGCGAGCTTGAGGCTGGAGGCGCCGCCTCCGACCCCTCCTCCGCCGGCCACCGCGCTCTTCCCGGCCTCCACCTCCCCAAGCACCACCGAAGCGCCGCGGCCCCTGTTCCCGACATGTCTGCCCCCGTTTCTCAGTTCTTCGCCGCTCCTCCTCCTCAGGGATTCCTCATGCCGACGGCGCCACCGCCGGCGCAACCGATCAATCTCATGAGCGACAGCATGGTGGGGTACTTCCTGAACATGTACGGCGCCGGCGGCGGAGGAGAAGCAGGGCCCAGCAGCGCCAGCACCGGCAGTGGAGGATACAATTTGCCCAATTTTGAGCACCCGTTTCCACACAAGTAG